In Mus musculus strain C57BL/6J chromosome 14, GRCm38.p6 C57BL/6J, the following are encoded in one genomic region:
- the Rnaseh2b gene encoding ribonuclease H2 subunit B, producing the protein MAGGRDRGDLAARQLVFLLPEHLKDASKKKKKSSLLFVKLANPHSGEGATYLIDMCLQQLFEIKVFKEKHHSWFINQSVQSGGLLHFATPMDPLFLLLHYLLKAGKEGKYQPLDQVVVDDTFPDCTLLLRFPELEKSLRHVTEEKEVNSKKYYKYSSEKTLKWLEKKVNQTVVALKANNVNVGARVQSSAYFSGGQVSRDKEEDYVRYAHGLISDYIPKELSDDLSKFLKLPEPPASLTNPPSKKLKLSDEPVEAKEDYTKFNTKDLKTGKKNSKMTAAQKALAKVDKSGMKSIDAFFGAKNKKTGKI; encoded by the exons AACATTTAAAAGATGcctcgaagaagaagaagaagagcagccTCCTGTTCGTAAAGCTGGCCAACCCGCACTCAG GGGAAGGAGCCACATACTTAATTGATATGTGTCTTCAACAGCTGTTTGAAATAAAAGTTTTCAAGGAAAAACACCATTCTTGGTTTATAAATCAATCAGTTCAATCAG GGGGCCTTCTCCACTTTGCCACACCCATGGATCCATTGTTCCTGCTCCTTCACTATCTCCTAAAGGCTGGCAAAGAG GGGAAGTATCAGCCCTTGGACCAAGTCGTGGTCGATGACACGTTTCCAGATTGCACCTTGCTGCTGAGATTTCCTGAGCTTGAAAAGTCACTTCGGCATGTGACAGAGGAAAAAG AAGTGAACAGCAAGAAGTACTATAAGTACAGCTCAGAGAAGACATTGAAGTGGCTGGAGAAGAAG GTCAACCAAACTGTGGTGGCACTAAAAGCTAATAATGTCAATGTTGGAGCCCGGGTTCAGTCATCTGCATATTTCTCTGGTGGTCAGGTTTCCAGGGACAAGGAAG AGGATTATGTTCGCTATGCCCATGGTCTGATCTCTGATTACATCCCTAAAGAACTGAGTGATGATTTATCCAAGTTCTTGAA GCTTCCAGAACCTCCAGCTTCATTGACCAACCCTCCATCAAAG AAACTAAAGTTATCAGATGAGCCTGTAGAAGCCAAAGAAGATTACACTAAGTTTAACACTAAAGACTTGAAGACCGGCAAG aaAAATAGCAAAATGACTGCAGCTCAGAAGGCTTTGGCTAAAGTTGACAAAAGTGGAATGAAAAGTATCGATGCCTTTTTtggtgcaaaaaataaaaaaactggaAAGATTTGA